Proteins encoded in a region of the Panicum hallii strain FIL2 chromosome 3, PHallii_v3.1, whole genome shotgun sequence genome:
- the LOC112886598 gene encoding phosphoinositide phospholipase C 2-like yields the protein MGSYAYKYCMCFTRKFRSPDAQPPPDVRAAHLSYCGPSSDPQQGHGHGLRRFLSQVQAESPADVDRILAILAPTSASHGIARLVNRSPAPAPPTLDDFFGFLFSPDLNPPITNQVHQDMSAPFSHYFIFTGHNSYLTGNQLNSDSSDIPIIKSLQRGVRVIELDMWPNSSKNNVDILHGGTLTAPVEMIRCLKSIKEYAFCASSYPLVITLEDHLTADLQAKVAEMLTETFGDLLFIPSSDPMKEFPSPEALMERIIISTKPPQEYKEFLKAKDNQNGNGNLADLPDQGSLRRIDSNADESDGKDELDEQDEEDSDEDDPKFQQETACEYRKLITIQAGKPKGHLRDALKVDPDKVRRLSLSETQIAKATASHGAEVIRFTQKNILRVYPKGTRVNSSNYDPMNAWIHGAQMVAFNMQGHDKALRLMQGFFRANGGCGYVKKPDFLLTTGPNGEVFDPKASLPVKTTLKVKVYMGDGWRMDFSKTHFDAFSPPDFYTRVGIAGVKADSVMKKTRVLEDQWVPVWDEEFTFPLTVPELALLRIEVQEYDMSEKHDFGGQTVLPVWELKQGIRAVALHDRKGVRYKSVRLLMRFDFV from the exons ATGGGGAGCTACGCGTACAAGTACTGTATGTGCTTCACCCGCAAGTTCCGATCCCCCGacgcgcagccgccgcccgACGTCCGCGCTGCCCACCTCTCCTACTGCGGCCCTTCTTCTGATCCCCAGCAGGGGCACGGCCATGGCCTCCGCCGCTTCCTCTCCCAAGTCCAGGCCGAGTCACCCGCCGACGTCGACCGCATCCTCGCCATCCTCGCACCCACTTCGGCGAGTCACGGAATCGCCCGCCTCGTCAAcaggtcgccggcgccggcgccgcccacgcTCGACGACTTCTTCGGATTCCTCTTCTCCCCCGATCTCAACCCGCCAATCACCAACCAG GTTCACCAGGACATGTCAGCCCCGTTCTCTCATTATTTCATATTCACAGGCCATAATTCCTACCTTACCGGGAACCAGCTCAATAGTGACTCCAGCGACATCCCAATTATAAAATCACTACAGAGAGGTGTTAGAGTCATTGAACTTGATATGTGGCCAAATTCTTCAAAGAACAATGTTGATATTCTTCATGGAGG GACATTGACTGCCCCTGTAGAAATGATCAGATGTTTAAAGTCAATTAAAGAATATGCCTTTTGTGCGTCCAGTTATCCTCTTGTTATTACTCTTGAGGATCACCTCACAGCAGACCTCCAAGCCAAAGTAGCTGAG ATGCTCACTGAAACGTTCGGAGATCTTCTTTTCATCCCTAGTTCAGACCCAATGAAAGAGTTTCCTTCTCCAGAAGCTCTAATGGAGAGGATAATAATCTCAACTAAACCCCCACAAGAATACAAGGAGTTTCTGAAAGCTAAGGATAATCAGAATGGTAATGGAAACTTAGCTGATTTACCTGACCAAGGAAGCCTGAGGAGAATAGATTCAAATGCCGATGAATCTGATGGAAAG GATGAACTAGATGAGCAAGATGAGGAAGATTCTGATGAGGACGACCCCAAATTTCAGCAGGAAACTGCCTGTGAGTATAGGAAACTGATCACCATCCAAGCTGGCAAACCAAAAGGCCATTTACGGGATGCTCTAAAGGTAGACCCAGACAAAGTCAGGCGGCTCTCTTTGAGCGAGACACAGATAGCTAAAGCGACAGCTTCTCATGGCGCTGAAGTCATAAG GTTCACTCAGAAGAATATACTGAGGGTGTATCCAAAGGGCACAAGGGTTAACTCTTCTAACTATGATCCAATGAACGCCTGGATTCATGGTGCTCAGATGGTTGCATTTAACATGCAG GGGCATGACAAAGCACTCCGATTGATGCAAGGATTTTTCAGAGCCAATGGGGGCTGCGGTTATGTTAAAAAACCTGACTTCTTGCTAACGACAGGTCCAAATGGCGAGGTATTTGACCCTAAAGCTAGTTTGCCAGTGAAGACAACTCTCAAG GTAAAAGTATATATGGGAGATGGGTGGCGCATGGATTTCAGTAAAACTCATTTTGACGCCTTCTCGCCTCCAGATTTCTATACCAGG GTAGGGATCGCTGGAGTGAAGGCGGATAGTGTGATGAAGAAAACGCGGGTCCTGGAAGACCAGTGGGTGCCGGTGTGGGACGAGGAGTTCACGTTCCCGCTGACGGTGCCGGAGCTAGCCCTGCTGAGGATAGAGGTGCAGGAGTACGATATGTCGGAGAAGCACGACTTCGGCGGGCAGACGGTGCTGCCGGTGTGGGAGCTGAAGCAGGGCATCCGTGCTGTGGCCCTGCACGATCGCAAGGGCGTCAGGTACAAGTCCGTCAGGCTCCTCATGCGCTTCGATTTTGTCTAG
- the LOC112886601 gene encoding protein transport protein Sec61 subunit beta, with translation MARSSSQSQSSVGGAGAGARPPTVGPRGTAAAAAGMRRRRATASAGGGGFSGGGGSNMLRFYTDEAPGLRLSPTMVLVMSLCFIGFVTALHVFGKLYRSRTAAASA, from the coding sequence ATGGCCCGCTCCTCCTCGCAGTCCCAGTCCTccgtcggcggcgccggcgccggcgcccgcccGCCCACCGTTGGCCCCCGCGGCACGGCCGCAGCTGCCGCCGgcatgcgccgccgccgcgccaccgctAGCGCCGGGGGAGGGGGCTtctccggcggcggagggagcaACATGCTTCGATTCTACACCGACGAGGCGCCGGGCCTGCGCCTCTCGCCAACCATGGTGCTCGTCATGTCGCTGTGCTTCATCGGATTCGTCACCGCCCTCCACGTCTTCGGCAAGCTCTACCGCTCCCGCACCGCCGCAGCCTCCGCGTGA
- the LOC112884192 gene encoding uncharacterized protein LOC112884192 — translation MGDYFAHVPVFAEDIFRRRFRMCKAMFLDISNDLNQEFEYFQRRSNHAGVPGFATIQKVTAAVRMLAYGGAADMFDEYVRMGESTMIECLNHFTRAVIEKYGDTYRRQPYGDDIASIASGTGPPVTYFVNGNEYNMGYYLADGIYPSWATLINGVPRPQSNKHKYFTLKQSEYRKDVECAFGRIQSMWGIMKGPARLWNPVDLNCIVECVVILNNMGIQYEANMEDISNEEYRRVRDEATVSLPDTRNIPEIARLIEGHKLIQSRAANEQLKADLIEHVWIFHGST, via the exons ATGGGCGATTATTTCGCACATGTTCCTGTCTTTGCAGAGGACATCTTCCGTAGAAGGTTCCGAATGTGCAAAGCCATGTTCCTAGACATCAGCAACGACCTTAATCAAGAGTTCGAGTACTTCCAAAGGCGGTCAAACCATGCCGGGGTGCCTGGTTTCGCAACAATTCAAAAGGTAACAGCTGCGGTTCGTATGCTTGCTTACGGTGGTGCTGCAGATATGTTTGATGAGTATGTTAGAATGGGGGAGAGCACCATGATCGAGTGCTTAAACCATTTCACTAGAGCAGTGATAGAGAAGTATGGAGACACTTACCGTAGACAGCCATATGGCGATGACATTGCTAG CATTGCAAGTGGAACTGGCCCTCCTGTGACTTACTTTGTTAATGGTAATGAGTACAATATGGGTTACTATTTGGCCGATGGCATTTACCCTTCATGGGCAACTCTGATTAATGGAGTACCCAGACCACAAAGCAACAAGCACAAATACTTCACACTGAAGCAATCTGAATATAGGAAAGATGTGGAGTGTGCCTTTGGTCGAATCCAGTCCATGTGGGGGATTATGAAAGGTCCTGCCAGGCTCTGGAATCCTGTTGACCTCAACTGCATTGTGGAGTGCGTTGTGATCCTAAACAACATGGGCATTCAGTATGAGGCCAACATGGAAGACATTTCCAATGAAGAGTATCGAAGAGTCCGTGATGAGGCCACTGTTTCATTACCTGATACTCGTAATATTCCAGAGATTGCCAGGTTGATAGAAGGTCACAAGCTCATTCAAAGCCGTGCTGCAAACGAACAGTTGAAAGCTGACCTCATCGAGCATGTTTGGATTTTCCATGGATCGACCTAG
- the LOC112886600 gene encoding probable serine/threonine-protein kinase PBL7, with protein sequence MLSWLRRFPHDVVHRKENAGRRTSSTTTWRNRSSSFTARIIRCASSVVDATAKHDDDDDCPLPSSPPPPAPPPPPEDDRVTVVSAQAFSFRELAEAAGNFRQDKLIGEGGFGRVYKGRLPAGEQEEQQRVVAVKQLDRNGRQGNSEFVVEVLMLSMLHHPNLVRLVGYCAEGEQRLLVYEYMALGSLEDHLLLPMRRDDALLPWRTRMRVAHGAARGLEYLHDRAVIYRDLKSSNILLADDYSPRLSDFGLARLLPLPSSSSSSSSSSSSSSGTGRSRVMGTYGYCAPEYLRTGKLSAKSDVYSFGVLLLELITGRRAIDASQPDGEQSLVGWAATMFGDPRRFQELVDPRLVMAMQGPPASELKQAVGVAAMCLQENHALRPVMTDVVIALSFLAASTTHDHHHHHPPPLRPSPDPSYAS encoded by the coding sequence ATGCTGAGCTGGCTTCGTCGCTTCCCCCACGACGTGGTCCACAGGAAGGAGAACGCCGGCCGGAGgacctcctccaccaccacctggAGGAACAGGAGCAGCAGCTTCACCGCCCGGATCATCCGCTGCGCCTCCTCCGTCGTCGACGCCACAGCCAagcacgacgacgacgacgactgcCCGCTGCCAtcgtcgcctcctcctccagcgccgccaccaccaccggaaGACGATCGCGTCACCGTGGTGTCGGCCCAGGCCTTCTCGTTCCGCGAGCTGGCGGAGGCCGCAGGCAACTTCCGGCAGGACAAGTTGATCGGCGAGGGCGGGTTCGGGCGTGTGTACAAGGGCCGACTGCCGGCCGGCGAGCAGGAGGAGCAGCAGCGGGTGGTGGCGGTGAAGCAGCTGGATCGGAACGGGCGGCAGGGCAACAGCGAGTTCGTGGTGGAGGTGCTGATGCTGAGCATGCTGCACCACCCCAACCTGGTGCGCCTGGTGGGCTACTGCGCCGAGGGCGAGCAGCGGCTGCTGGTGTACGAGTACATGGCGCTGGGATCCCTGGAGGACCACCTGCTGCTGCCCATGCGTAGAGACGATGCGCTGCTGCCATGGCGCACCAGGATGAGGGTCGCGCACGGCGCCGCAAGGGGgctcgagtacctgcacgacaGGGCCGTCATCTACCGCGACCTCAAGTCCTCCAACATCCTCCTCGCCGACGACTACAGCCCGAGGCTCTCCGACTTCGGCCTCGCAAGGCTCCTCCCGCTGccatcctcctcctcgtcgtcgtcgtcgtcctcctcctcctcatcaggCACCGGCCGCAGCAGGGTGATGGGCACTTACGGCTACTGCGCCCCCGAGTACCTCCGCACGGGCAAGCTCAGCGCCAAGTCGGACGTCTACAGCTTCGGGGTGCTGCTGCTGGAGCTCATCACCGGCCGGCGGGCCATCGACGCCAGCCAGCCGGATGGCGAGCAGAGCCTGGTGGGATGGGCGGCGACCATGTTCGGCGACCCCAGGAGGttccaggagctggtggacccCCGGCTGGTGATGGCGATGCAGGGGCCTCCGGCGTCGGAGCTGAAGCAGGCGGTGGGGGTGGCGGCCATGTGCTTGCAGGAAAACCACGCCCTGCGCCCCGTCATGACCGACGTCGTCATCGCACTCTCCTTCCTCGCCGCCTCCACTACCCAtgatcatcaccatcatcatcctcctcctcttcgACCTTCTCCTGATCCATCATATGCTAGCTAG